In Paenibacillus durus, the DNA window TGACTGCGGACGGTCTGCCGGAGCATCGTCGAGGAAACGAAGGTCCAGCGCTTCATTGCGCACACACTGCCAGCGATAATCGATTCCGTCTTACCCACTCGCGGCATTCCCCGAAGACCAATGACCTGATTGCCGTCACGTTTGAACAGCTCTCCGAGAAAATCGACCAAGAGGCCCAGCTCATCCCGGGTAAACCTGAACGTCTTCCGGTCATCCGAATCCCGGTCGATATATCTTCCGTGCCGAACGGCCAGTTTGTCAACCAAGCGCGGTGAACGCAGGGCGGTTACCGTTATATTTTCAACCTTTTTGAGCATATCGCCCATCAGCTGGATCTTCTCATCATCATTTGTTTCAAGCAGCATGCCCCGGGTCTTATCCTCTACTCCGTTGATGGTCAGTATATTGACCTCCAGCATACCGAGCATCGAAGCGATATCGCCGAGCAAACCGGGTCTATTCTTATGTATCTTGTATTCCATGTACCATTCTTTGTATTCCAACTTGTACACCTCGTAATGTAAATTCCCTTTCCCGAGCCTAGATTCGCCACAAAACGGCAAGATGCGACACACCACAGGTTCACGGGTCATGTTAATGATATATAAAATGAAATTGAAAGGCAAGGTGAAAGGTCAGACAATTGCAGAAAAGCTCCCTTGAGGGGGAGCTTGTTCCGCCGGGCTATGCGTTCTGCTTCGCCAGCTTGACCATGAGGGAGGCAATCGTATGCCGCTGACTTTCATCGCCTACGTCCCACAGCTCTTTGATCGCCCGGTTCGAGGCGTTTTGCGGGTCTACCTTCTTGTCGAGGAATTCCCCGATTTCATAAGCGAGCTCGGCAATAGTGCTCTCGCTCATGCCTACTTTCTCGGCCTGAACAACCCGATCGCCCAGAAATTTCTTCCAGGTATCAAAATTTTTGATAACTGTCGACTCTGTTGACATATTAAATCCTCCTTCGTGGTGATGACCTTGCTTACCCTTAGGCAGCAGGCCATTTGCGCTAAGATTTAAAAGCAACAGTCATAATATGCCCTTCAAGAAAGCCCGTTATTCTTAGGTCCTTTACCACTGTCAGGTAACCCAGCCCCCATTTGGGCTAATAATTTGTCCGTTGATATATCCCGATTCCGGCAGAGCCAAAAAATACACAAGCGAAGCAACTTCTTCCGGCGAGGCAAGCCTGCCTGCGGGAATTTCTTCCTCCAGCATGCGAACCTCGTCCTCCGTTAAATTTTCCAGCATCGCCGTGTGCACCGCGCCCGGAGCCACCGCGTTCACCGTTACGCCCGAAGGGGCCAATTCCTTAGCCAGAGCCTTAGTAAAAGCGTTGACGCCGCCCTTGCTCGCGGAATAGGCAACTTCGCAAGACGCGCCCGAAATCCCCCATACAGAAGAGACGTTGATAATCCGCCCATACCGCTGCGAAACCATATAAGGCATAAAAATCTGGCTGCAAAGAAACGTCCCTTTCAGATTAACGGCCAAACAATCGTCCCATTCCTCTTCGGTAAGATCGGCAAGCATGCCGTAATGGGCTTTGCCGGCATTGTTGACCAGTATGTCCGGCTGCATACCGCTAACCGAAAGCCGTTCAGCCATGCGCTGGAGCTGGCTGCGGTCTCTTAAATCGGCGGCCACGGTCATTACCTGTGAACCTGCGTTCATACAGCGCCGCGCCACCTCGTTAGCCGCCTCATGGGAATTCATATAGTGAATCACAATATTCATCCGTGCCGAGGCAAAGCGCTCGGCAATAGCGCCGCCAATCCCCCCGCTGCCGCCGGTAATAAGCACCGTCGTTTCTCCGAGCGGCTTGCCGCTCGCTCCCACAGTATCCACTACGGATTCACCACTACAGATACGGCAAGCTGCTCCCAGTCGATATGCTCACGCAGCCGTTCGTTCACTTCATCCAGTGTAATCGATTCGTATTCCGGGAGGACGCCGAAGAAGTCTCCGCCGCGGAATTGATAACGGGTAAACTCATGGGCAATGCTCTCCGGAGAGTTCAGCATGCGTAAATGTCCGCCAATTTTCTTGTTGCGGGCCCGGATAAAATCGCGTTCAGAGAAGCCCGTCTCAAGAATGGCGTCAATCTCTTCCCTGATCCGTGTGAGCAGCAGATCGGGGTCTTTCGTATCGCCGCCGATCGCGGAGAAAGCGTACTGCGGCGAGCTGTTGAATTCATGTCCGAAGCTGTCAGAGATGAGCTCTTCATCGTACAGCTTCTGGTATAAGGCGGTACTGCTTCCCAGCAGAAGGTCAAGCATCAGCTTGGTAGTCAAATCGCGCCGCACCGCGGCTTTGCCTGTCAGCCCGGTCTCTTTTTCCTTAAAACCGAACAGACATTTAGGCATAGACACCGCCAGCTTGTTCTCCAGACGCTTCTGGCCAACTTTTTCCGGCTCCTGTTCAAAAATCCGTTCAATCTCGCCCTGCGGTTCGTAAGCTTTCCGGCTCTGATTGTCACGCACCAGTCTAAAGACGGCTTCCGGATCTACGCCTCCGACAATAAACAGCAGCATGTTGCTCGGATGGTAAAAAGCATTGTAGCAGGTATAGAGTGTTTCTTTGGTAATGGACGAGATGGATTCCACTGTGCCGGCGATATCGATCCGTACCGGATTTTTCTGATACATCGCTTCGATCAGCCCGAAATAGACACGCCAATCCGGGTTGTCGGCATACATGTTAATTTCCTGGCCGATGATGCCTTTTTCTTTCTCCACATTCTGGTCTGTAAAATAGGGCCGCTGCACAAAATCGACTAACGTTTCGATATTCGTTTCTATTTTTTCTGTGGCCGAGAACAGGTAAACCGTCTGCTCAAAGCTCGTAAAAGCGTTGGCCGATGCTCCGTTAGATGCAAAAGTGGCGAAAATGTCGCCTTCCGGCTCCTCGAACATTTTATGCTCCAAAAAGTGGGCGATGCCATCCGGCACCGATGTTTCCTCGCCTCCGGCTACACGGAAGTGATTATCCACCGAACCATATTTGGTCGCAAATGTGGCGTATGTTTTTCTGAAACCCGGCTTCGGAAGAACATATACCTTCAGCCCGTTATCCAATACTTCGTAATACAGCGTTTCCTGAAGCCTGTCATAATGGATCTGTTCCACAGCTACTCCTCCTTCTGTCCTGTCAGGAAATAGATCGTATCCAGCTGGACGGTTTCAGCGGCCCGTTTCACATCCTCAGCGCCGGAAGCTTCCACCTGGCTCATCAGTTCTTCCGCGGAACGGTCTTTGCCTGACAGCTGGCGGTTGAAGTCGAATGCAATCATTTCAAAGGCGGAGTCCTGGATTTCCAAAAGCAGGTTGCGTATCATCGCCTTGGTCTGATTCAGCTCCAGATCGCTGATATTTCCTTTTTTCACTTCATCAAGCTGCTTGCGTATGATGTCCACAGCTTTGCCGTAGTTCTCGATTTCGATGCCAGACTGAATCGTGGCAATTCCTTTATGCCCGTCATAACGGGAAGACGCATAGTAAGCCAAGCTCTCCTTCTCCCGGACATTTACGAACAGCTTGGAATGCGGGTAGCCGCCTAAAATGCCATTGTACATCAAAGCATGCGCATAGGCGTCGTCTCTGTAAGTAATGGAAGTCCGCAAACCCATGTTCAGCTTGCCTTGACCGACATCCATCCGTTCTTCCACTGTGCGGACGTCCGTAATGGTCTTGGGGGAGAATCGGGATTGATACTGGGAGGAAACTGTCCGGCCTCCAAAGCCAAAATGCCGCTCTACAAGCTGCTCAACTTCTTCAGGCGTCGTGTCGCCTACGACGTACAGATCGAGAATCGCTCCTTCAAGCCAAGAAAGATAGGACTGATGCAGCGAGTCTGGGGTAATAGCATCCAGATCCGCCCTTTGTCCGAGCGGATGGAGCCGATATGGCTCTTCCCGGCACATTTCCTCGATACAGCGTTCGGCCGCGTAACGGATTTTGTCATTGACGATAGACTCCAGCTTCTTGCGGACAGTCTCGCGCTCCGTTCCCACATAAGAAGCCCTGAAACTGCCCCCTTCCAGCACAGGCTGTGTAAGCACTTCTCCCAAGAAAGCGAAGGACTCGCCAAGCAGGCTCTCTTTGCTCTGCACAAATGAGTCATTGATCGTATCCATCCGGAACTGAATGATCTGGTAATCGCCGCGCTTATACACGTCGAATCCAAATCCCGCTCCATACAGCTCTTCCAGCCGTTCGCGGAACTGGGTTGTCTCCGGATAAGAAGCCGTGCCCCGGCGAAGAACGAACGGAATCAGCGCGGTGGGGGTCACGGTCTCTTCGGCTAAAGGAACGCCGGCATACAGCGATATCGCATAAGTCTTAAACGTCTTCGTCGGCAGCACATGAATCCGGATGCCTCCTACATTGCCATGCTGAAATACATGATTTGTCAAGTGGAAAACTCCTTTACAGCCTGGATAGATGCTTTTGTACCATATTTATGAAGTAATATTTATTCTAAACCATTCCAAAGTAAGGAAGCAACCGAAAGACAAGTCTTCCGATTGCTTCTGGGGTTTCTGATTACATACAGAAAATATGCTCGCCGATTGTCTTGACCTGCGGCCGTGTCCAGATCCATTTGGAGGTTGCGGTCTTTGGATTGAAGTAATACAGACAGCCTCCCGACGGGTCCCAGCCGTTGAGCGCCTGTTGAACCGCTTTGCGAGCCTG includes these proteins:
- a CDS encoding DUF3388 domain-containing protein, which codes for MEYKEWYMEYKIHKNRPGLLGDIASMLGMLEVNILTINGVEDKTRGMLLETNDDEKIQLMGDMLKKVENITVTALRSPRLVDKLAVRHGRYIDRDSDDRKTFRFTRDELGLLVDFLGELFKRDGNQVIGLRGMPRVGKTESIIAGSVCAMKRWTFVSSTMLRQTVRSQLAEDEMNPNNIFIIDGIVSTIRSNEKHYNLLKDIMSMPSTKVIEHPDIFVRESEYTYDDFDILIELRNNPGEEILYDTFTSSYSDDL
- the yfmH gene encoding EF-P 5-aminopentanol modification-associated protein YfmH, whose product is MEQIHYDRLQETLYYEVLDNGLKVYVLPKPGFRKTYATFATKYGSVDNHFRVAGGEETSVPDGIAHFLEHKMFEEPEGDIFATFASNGASANAFTSFEQTVYLFSATEKIETNIETLVDFVQRPYFTDQNVEKEKGIIGQEINMYADNPDWRVYFGLIEAMYQKNPVRIDIAGTVESISSITKETLYTCYNAFYHPSNMLLFIVGGVDPEAVFRLVRDNQSRKAYEPQGEIERIFEQEPEKVGQKRLENKLAVSMPKCLFGFKEKETGLTGKAAVRRDLTTKLMLDLLLGSSTALYQKLYDEELISDSFGHEFNSSPQYAFSAIGGDTKDPDLLLTRIREEIDAILETGFSERDFIRARNKKIGGHLRMLNSPESIAHEFTRYQFRGGDFFGVLPEYESITLDEVNERLREHIDWEQLAVSVVVNP
- the ymfI gene encoding elongation factor P 5-aminopentanone reductase, yielding MGASGKPLGETTVLITGGSGGIGGAIAERFASARMNIVIHYMNSHEAANEVARRCMNAGSQVMTVAADLRDRSQLQRMAERLSVSGMQPDILVNNAGKAHYGMLADLTEEEWDDCLAVNLKGTFLCSQIFMPYMVSQRYGRIINVSSVWGISGASCEVAYSASKGGVNAFTKALAKELAPSGVTVNAVAPGAVHTAMLENLTEDEVRMLEEEIPAGRLASPEEVASLVYFLALPESGYINGQIISPNGGWVT
- a CDS encoding DUF3243 domain-containing protein is translated as MSTESTVIKNFDTWKKFLGDRVVQAEKVGMSESTIAELAYEIGEFLDKKVDPQNASNRAIKELWDVGDESQRHTIASLMVKLAKQNA
- the yfmF gene encoding EF-P 5-aminopentanol modification-associated protein YfmF, giving the protein MTNHVFQHGNVGGIRIHVLPTKTFKTYAISLYAGVPLAEETVTPTALIPFVLRRGTASYPETTQFRERLEELYGAGFGFDVYKRGDYQIIQFRMDTINDSFVQSKESLLGESFAFLGEVLTQPVLEGGSFRASYVGTERETVRKKLESIVNDKIRYAAERCIEEMCREEPYRLHPLGQRADLDAITPDSLHQSYLSWLEGAILDLYVVGDTTPEEVEQLVERHFGFGGRTVSSQYQSRFSPKTITDVRTVEERMDVGQGKLNMGLRTSITYRDDAYAHALMYNGILGGYPHSKLFVNVREKESLAYYASSRYDGHKGIATIQSGIEIENYGKAVDIIRKQLDEVKKGNISDLELNQTKAMIRNLLLEIQDSAFEMIAFDFNRQLSGKDRSAEELMSQVEASGAEDVKRAAETVQLDTIYFLTGQKEE